The Deltaproteobacteria bacterium genome contains a region encoding:
- the had gene encoding 6-hydroxycyclohex-1-ene-1-carbonyl-CoA dehydrogenase: MDAPHRELVRRALPMPTPGPGEVIVEVAGCGLCHTDLSFLYGGVRTKKEAPLTLGHEFSGKVVAAGEAMQRLLGKEVLVPAVLPCGECELCKMGRGTACRKQLMPGNDLDGGFATHACVPGRFLCPVERGDFALWELSIIADAVTTPYQAAERANVTAGDVVVVIGTGGIGSYAVQICAARGAHVIGVDLDAEKLERVKKFGAAVTVNVTGMDARATKDAVREAAKGAGLRPHAWKVFEMSGTVGGQSAAYELLTFAGTVGFIGFTMEKIPVRLGNLMAFDATAFGNWGCAPELYPGARDLVLSNKVQVRPFVERYPLEEINQVLLRAQKHELKNRAVLVP; this comes from the coding sequence ATGGACGCACCGCACCGCGAGCTGGTCCGACGCGCGCTCCCCATGCCCACCCCCGGGCCCGGGGAGGTGATCGTGGAGGTGGCCGGCTGCGGCCTCTGCCACACCGACCTCTCCTTTCTATACGGAGGCGTGCGCACCAAGAAGGAAGCGCCGCTCACTCTCGGCCACGAGTTCTCGGGCAAGGTCGTCGCCGCCGGCGAGGCGATGCAGCGGCTCCTCGGCAAGGAGGTGCTGGTCCCGGCCGTGCTTCCCTGCGGCGAGTGCGAACTCTGCAAGATGGGGCGCGGCACCGCCTGCCGCAAGCAGCTCATGCCGGGCAACGACCTGGACGGCGGCTTCGCCACCCACGCGTGCGTCCCGGGGCGCTTCCTTTGCCCGGTGGAGCGCGGGGACTTCGCCCTCTGGGAGCTGTCCATCATCGCCGACGCGGTGACCACGCCGTATCAGGCGGCGGAGCGCGCGAACGTCACGGCGGGGGACGTGGTGGTGGTGATTGGAACCGGCGGGATCGGCAGCTACGCGGTGCAGATCTGCGCGGCGCGCGGGGCCCACGTCATCGGCGTGGACCTCGACGCCGAGAAGCTAGAGCGGGTGAAGAAGTTCGGCGCGGCGGTGACGGTGAACGTGACCGGCATGGATGCGCGCGCCACGAAGGACGCGGTACGCGAGGCGGCCAAGGGCGCCGGCCTGAGGCCCCACGCCTGGAAGGTCTTCGAGATGTCCGGCACCGTCGGCGGCCAGAGCGCGGCCTACGAGCTCCTGACCTTCGCCGGCACGGTGGGCTTCATCGGTTTCACGATGGAGAAGATCCCGGTGCGCCTCGGCAACCTGATGGCCTTCGACGCCACGGCCTTCGGCAACTGGGGCTGCGCGCCGGAGCTCTACCCGGGGGCGCGCGACCTGGTGCTCTCGAACAAGGTGCAGGTCCGCCCCTTCGTCGAGCGCTACCCGCTCGAGGAGATCAACCAGGTGCTCCTGCGAGCGCAGAAGCACGAGCTGAAGAACCGCGCCGTGCTCGTCCCGTAG